The Aphidius gifuensis isolate YNYX2018 linkage group LG2, ASM1490517v1, whole genome shotgun sequence DNA window GATCACCAAAGCCAAGTGTTGTTATTCATCATGGACCACAAAGTGATCAAATGAGCAATTTACCAGGACAATCTACTCAACAAAGTCAGgatcaaaattatcatcaagctCCCAGTCAGCAAGTTTATACAGCTGATCACACACAAAATAATCAAGTCAACATATTAAATCACGTGGTGCCCAATCAAATTCAACAAGTAGAATTACCAATAAgctttgatgataatattcgAAGTTCATTATGTACAAGATCACCTAAGCCAAGTGTTGTTATTCATCATAGACCACCAAGTGatcaaataaaaactttacCAGAAAATTCTACtcaacaaaatcaaaatcatcatcaagctCATAATCAACAAGTTTATACAGCTAATCAACCACAAAATAATCAAGCCAGCATATTAAATTACGTGGTACCCAATCAAATTCAACAAGTAGAATTACCAATGAGCtctaatgataatattaatagtgAAGGATATATTCGGAGTACATTATGTACAAGATCACCTAAGCCAAGTGTTGTTATTCATCATGGACCACAAAGTGATCAAATGAACAATTTACCAGGACAATCTACTCAACAAAGTCAggatcaaaattattatcaagctCCCAGTCAACAAGTTTATACAGCTGATCACACACAAAATAATCAAGCCAACATATTAAATTACGTGGTACCCAATCAAATTCAACAAGTAGAATTACCAATAAgctttgatgataatattcgAAGTTCATTATGTACAAGATCACCTAAGCCAAGTGTTGTTATTCATCATAGACCACAAAGTGGTCAAATGAACAATTTACCAGGACAATCTACTCAACAATGTCAGGATCATAGTCAACAAGTTTATGCAGTTGatcaattacaaaataatcaagCCAACATGATGAGTCAAGTAGAACAGaatcaaaatcaacaaataatatttccaataaattctGATTATGgacaatttaattcatcaagcAATCATGTTGTTGTACCACCTGGTACTGCTCTACTACAACAAACAAATTCAAATTCATCAGCAAGTAATTATCACCTTCAATTTGATAGTTATAATTTACCATCTACTTCTCAACAATTTATAGCTAGTGATTTGTCAATAAGTGATCTCTACAAGCaatttgatgttgataatttagacGAGCCAATTCCACCACCAACAGAttatcaacaaacaaaaaaataaaataagtataaaaaattaatgactaaataaaaattcgatactcaattaacaataattaataataaataaataaataaaataacacaataatttatttgtttttctgttTTCATttctaaaaacatttttatttttatgattcttttggattattattatttatttattttttttacatgataaaGTGTGTGTTTAACATCAggaaatttaatttcacatgacaaaataattatttggatttaaaaaaaaaaaaaaaaatagagactGTTGTTGTGGGACTATTATTgttgtcaattttaattgataaatttactttttgttgtGATTAAATTTAAGAATGATCACAACATCTTCCAGTATGTGTATGTTGTGATGTATTAGCATCACttgttatactttttttaactgGTTTTCTTTCTTTAAGAAAATTACCTAGATCACGTTTCATAGCATATGCATCTTCACCATCAGCATAATATTTTGGTTCAATTTCAGATACTTCAAAACCTAAACtacttgtatataaatttaatgcagCACGATTACTACGACGTACATGTAATGATACATAATTTGCTTCAAAACATTGTACCATTGCTCTTGATGCttgattcattaatttttgtgcAATACCAAGTCTACGATGTGAACGTTTAACAGCAAGACTTGTTATATGTCCATGTGGATTTTCTTCACAATCTTCTTCCATTTTAGCCAAAACATATCCAACAATTCTACCTTTTTCATCTTCAGCAACATAACTTAATTGTGGCCATGATAATGCAtgataaagataatatttcatttgataattttcaggCAAACATTGAAGATTACAATgttgaatgtttaataaatcatttgttgTTGCACAACGTATATTTATCGCCATTTttatatcgaaatttattcaacaaaatgataaattatcttatttaattataatgatagattaaatatatgaatttttaatcttttcttatttttttaatttttgatctaccgttttttaaatcattaactGATGATGATTCGCTCATGCCACCAAGAAGTTCACGAACAAATCTAAATCTCGACAAGAAAAATTTCCAAACTAAAAACCATCCTGTAATTTAAAAACGGTACtctattaatattcaaattattattaattaataatacaataattgcTTGATtaacattgataataaattattaattaaacataccCAGCAAGACGAGGACAATCACAATAACAAGACTGGAGACAAAAGAAAAAGCAGCAAGTGCAATTTcttgcattattatttatttaattaaattatgtcaattaaattataaacttaatgtttgttaatatttttttatatgtaaaataatgattaattttttttgataaattaacaataaattaattttgcataAGCACTTTAAATGACCACGTCACCAggtaaagttaaaaaaacaaaaaatattgaattaatttttcctaCAATGCTTTCACTACGTCTCATCCTATCGAGACACGTTAATCgccattttgaaaattaattcatctatttatcgaatatttattattattaaaaaaaaaaaaaattccatcatCTTGAGGTTATGTTTTTTATGTCTCCAGTCTCGCatgattttttatctcattttatttataaatatttttggagtaattaataatttattatcagggaaattattatttatacttacagatgattattttatattgtgtttaattgagaaatagtaattattattgtttacaaagtttatttaaatgatgattcaAGTGGTGAGATTatctgattattatttttttaaggtaaAGATTCTGTACGTGAATGTGTGTGAGATGTTTTTTATTGTGTGTGGGTTTTGATGTAgttggtaaaaatttaaatagatttCGCGACAATCGTTGGGCgcgtattttttaaatatagaaaaattattaaattaaaaaagaacaagtgttttaaattttatatattgacattTTATTGGGGGCTTTGGAAATTAactttagaatttttattttaatgtaaattgaaTTTCAGTGATgccaataattttgaaaatcatttttggaatttaaaaatcattattttaattggtaGTAAATGATAATGAGTTTATATactttgataaatcaaatggataatttttttaaggcgATGTAATCCCCAGATGATTCATCAAACTTGTTGTTTGTCCTacatcttttaataaatttcatgatgGATTATCaggttgatttaaaattatttcagttcttaaatttaaaaattaacagacaagaaatttaattttgttttttttttttacatattttttatttgtaaaatatgaaACTGATcaacatttttcaaattttgacatttaaaaaaaaaaaaaaattacattaatatcatttataatattatttattttcaccatttaaaaaaaaaaaaaaaaaatcaaaatttaagcCTAATTTGcctcaatgaaaatataaaagattcttattatacgttttttttttttttttctgctttttatttttaaaaaatcagcaGCTCTGGGCTTATGCTACTGGCATAAGACGAGTTGTACGAATTGACTGCATAtctatgaaagaaaaaaatattaattattgttaaaatttaatttattattcaaaaaaaaaaggtatataaataattaactcaCATTGATTTCTTTCTTGATCATGTTGAACAGGTACAACACGAGCTTGAATTTGTTGTGGAATTTGTTGCATTATTTGctgattattttgttgaattggTTGTGGTTGATTTTGTTGTGATACTTGTTGTTGAACAATTGGTTCTTCAGCATGTGATTGTTCTTGTTCATCTTGAtgttctttattattatcatcattttcaacTGTACCCATAACACGTGCTCTAACTTCCATTGGTATTTCCATTGATTCAATTGGTCTTATATTCATTGGTACTGGAAATGCTAATCCTTCAACAATTTGATgtataaatgttttaatatcagctggtaattttttttcttcatcatcattgctattattttgttcatcaGCTGTTGCTGGTGCTGGTGTTGctggtggtgttgttggttTAATTGATTCTTGTTGTTCTTCAGAATCATCTTGACGACGACCTTCAATATTACCATGTTCAAGAACATTACGTATTTCAATTGGTAACATTAATGAGTCTAATGATATTGTACGTGTTTCAGGAAATGGTTTAAATTCTTCAACTTGTTCACGTCTTGCACCTTCTGGTACCATTGGTCTTGGCTCACCACCATTACcttgttgaaatatattttttaattcacttgGTATTGATTGTATAAGACGTCTTATTTGTATTCCTTGAAATGGAAATAATGATTGTCTTTCTGAGCTATCATCTGTTTGTGGTAATCTTGATTCAATTTGTGCACGTATAACCATTGGTGTCATCATACGTGGTACTTGTACATCTTGTGAATTTTCTTGTGGTAATTCTTGTGATtctgatggtggtggtggtggatgCATCATTCCTTGGACTTGTTGTTCTTGTGCATAAgcttgttgctgttgttgttgctgttgttgttgttgttgttgttggaatGCTTGTTGTTTTTGATGTTCTTGATatgcttgttgttgtttagCTTGTTGATAAACTTGATCCATATCCATTGGTGGTCTCATTCCACGTATCATTTCAATTGGCATACGACGAAGTTCAATTGGAATTGGTCTCATACCTCCcatctttaatttaataataatatatatatttaatttattattttaaataaaatttataatataaattataataacttacTGGATGTTGATTAAATGGTCCTTGGCTTCTCATACGTTGTTCCATCATTTGTGGAATATTTTGTAATACTTGTGATGCCATGTCATTAACAATACCAcgtgaattaataaaattatgacgATGATTATTATCACCAATTGGATATTGATTATGTGTTTGATATCTGTGATAATCATGATCTTGTTGTTGCATTGGCATATGCATTGAACCAAGTGGTACAATAATTGGTGTTAACATTTCTTGTTCTTGTTgtctatattaaaattaaattaattatattattaatcataattaattaacaaatacattttactttaatttaaaatatacatactcTTGACGACGTGGTTCATTTGATTCACAAATAATTGATACACGTTCACCATTacgtttttttgattgttctTTATCATCAGATCTACGACGTTCAACAACACATGATACAAGATTTTTTGCTTGCTGCATAAGTgtctaaatattaaaaaagaaaaaaaaagaaatgtattttaaaaactttcacttattaattattaaaattaatagatgaaaaataataatagtacttACACCAGCAAGATCATCAAGATCAAGTTGTAGGGgtaatttaatatgaattGGTGTGTATTCTGGTTCATCATAGTCATCATCGTTCTCATTCTCATCACCACTTTCATTGTCagtttttgaattatcatcatcatcatctttatgaattttaatatcttttgTATCTGGCTGTTGATCTTTTGTTGGCTCGATAACATCTAGACTCTGAAGACTATCTCTAGCCTCTGGCTGAGtctgttaaatattaaataaatttttttaaataatcaattgtatataattgcTAAACTtccgtttatttttttttaaatagaaaacttgtaattttacattaaaattaatatcagctttttaaattaatcacaaGATACAACACTCGCTTGAATTTCATTtcatattagtttttttttttttttataaacgttTCATCAGTTTTCACTTTCACTACGTCAAACATCAACAActtggaataataatatttaaaaaaaatgcaataaaaaatataaataaatacgtgCATTGAATTgatacgaaataaaaaaaataaaaatttataataacttgtactatatttataaattacataaaaaaaaaaaaagatttatttacaaattcaatttacgaaatataaaaattacaatgcaaaattcaatgtcattatttaaatgtatttatttttattgttgtttttaatttttaatatttttttattgcctcAATGCATCATGGTGACTGGTACATTCTGTCAACTTTCTAACTTCTCACTTGAATTGATAAAAACtcgaagaaaaaaagatttttttttatgcaaaaaaaatatgaaaataaaatatttaaatataaaatttataataaataaatgtcaattaaaattatacacgttttttaataaaagaatatattttttttttgatgagcAATGAGGAAAATTATTAGTGATGCGATAAACTCGCGTGAAAGTTTGTTATTTCagttggaaataaaaataaatataaaatcatccaagtgttaatttaatttaaaaaaaaaaaaaaaattcaattaaaatttaattaaatcttaatcaattgatggaaaaaaaatttttatattttaataatttatcgattaataaatataaatctagattgagtgaaaaaaaaaaaaaaaaagaattaaaaaagtaataaaaaaaggggGCAAAAACGAAACGAGATTAGTTGACAATATTGTGATATTATTGTTCAGCGACAATACAGTTAATCGACAAAGAGAAAATCTTAAAATATCGTACATTCACCTCATGGCAACACCGACATCGGCAACCCACTTTCCGTTGTGGTTTTTGTACGTGTTATTTCGTTTCACCACAAGCGAAAATCAAGTCATCGCCAAGCGTATTTGAAGATCTCACTCAATCTTTTTCGtgcaatatttttctattttttattatatactcaATCGAGTTAATAAGATAGATCAACTttccagatatttttttatttgcgtAAATTATATTCTAGCATGATTcatagttgaataaaaataaaaaaaaaaaaaatacataataatatctGTGAGAAATATAGATAAACATGAAGACGACTATTCATGTGCAATTCACGTTTCCTGATTTGTTACGTGTTTATAGAAAGTAAACACATTTATTGgtgacaaaaaattaaatagaaaaaaaaaaaaatcatcaccaaagtttcattgaaaatttacaagctAAGCGTTTATGTCGtcgatgattaatttattaccaaaaagagaaatttaaaagaaaaaaaaacacatcataatagttgaaaaaaaaaaaaaaaaaattataattaaattatctaactagtatttatattttttttctctataaattaataacaaattgaatttctctaaataaagaaaaaaaaaaaaaaaattaattacagaatttttaatgtaactTTCCATCAAGGATAATTATGATTACTTGGTCGTTgacaaaaagtaaataataaaaattattaacagaaCGAAAAAATGAGGATAATAGCCATTGagtttcttttattaatattaaagttgTTTGCCTTGGATTAAAATAGCTTTAAATTGTCACGAAAAAATAGCTGAAATATTgctaatgttgatgatgatttaatgcAGGTAAATAAAACCAAGTGTATATGAGAATTTCTTGGAGGTTGTACTATGCAAATTTACATCTGTGTGGTATATTAGTGTCAtggttttttgtttgtttattattattgttgaaaaaaaaaattgtaaaaggaaatataaaagaataaaatttatgtaattaatttattaacctGGATCAGGGCCTCTGGTTGTAATTTCTTGAACATTTCATGTTGAACTTGCATTGAAGCAATTGCTTCTGGTGTGCATGATGATCTTGCTTGGATCCAAGCACCAGCAAAAATAAAACCTCCAATGATAAATGATACAGCAATTAGTgttattgctattatttttgttatttgaacAGCAGTACTTTTCATTGAAGGTCGGTATgcctgtttaaaaaaaaactatttattattaataatatcctTAAGTATAactttcatattttaataaacaaataatttatttaaattaatttttaaattgtaatttaattattgaaataccagtttgtttaaatttctgtggattttttttttttttttttgctttttaatgtaaaataatagacaaaaaaattggagcttttttgaaaataatttaattattaatggatatttaatttaaagataaagattgatgtgttttagaggaaaatatatttttttttttcttttttctgtaatttatttcaaatttatctatacatctgttgtataatttttttgttatttttatttgtagataattattatgcTGATGAATATAGTGCCTGTTCATATTTACAGTTAATAGTGTCATTTTAATAAAGTCAATACAACACTATATCCTATGTATACGTGATTGTTTAAACATATGTATTCGAGCTAAAATCACACGACAAAgccaacaatatttattttattttttacatacacACATTCGTACCAGCTTTACGCTTGGTACCCAACCAAGTCGAGGTCTTTTGTCAtcattcattatattttttttttttccatcaaattataaaaacctTCATAACaccttaacaaaaaaaaaaaactaaatcctcaatgaataataaaaattataaaaaaaataagcactaataaaataaaattatcaaaatgaaaGTCGAAAATTTTccatacatatttttcttctatatataattcaaaataaaaagcaaaaagtatttattatttccatgTTAAACtactgtaaatttaataacattttataaacattataaattttttttttaaacagcaaataataatttttaaattacaatagaaaaaaaaaaaaattaaaatagcgGTTCTATCTTCATGTTCCCACAACATttgtatacaaaataaaaaataaaaaaaattaaatcttcaaATGAAATTTCCAGTTTTATTTCACTATGTACCGTaactgtatttatttatttttttatctaagcaataaataaaataaatcaataaataaaatcaaatagaaaaagaaaagaaaaaaagaaaaattaaattaaacccaacggttaaaataatttaaataaaaatataaaatattgaaaaattttgataaatattggttaaatgtttaaatgaaccTGGTGCATGGAAACATTGTGATTCAAGATGAGGATGATAGCTAGAAGATAGTTGATGTAGCAAAATGGGTGAGGCTTGCACGCGATATTTCAAATGACCTCGATGTTGGATGTTCACGATGGGTTTCATTGGTGAGaggtgttttattttttttttttttcaaatcaagaGATAGTAGGCCATATATTCATTTGCTGtatgatgatcatcatcatcatgatgataCACATATTTAATTCTCATTATAAACGACAATAAAGTAAACACTGTTGCCATGcgcaagttaatttttttatatttgtttatagataatcatctcaatttaaacaaaattatcaaatttacattttttttttttaatactcattgtttcttgttttaaaaaattcatataaaaaccagatataatttttatttattattttttttctactacgATTAATCATttcgaaaaattaatgaaattgagGAATGTTGTTTGGCTTTATGTAAGAGGACCCGTATTtccttgtttaaatttttttttatatttttttttttttatttcatcaaaacaGGTATCATTTCATacgcaatatatatttttgccatttgtttttttttatttttaactagcTGGGACACTTGTAAATTGGAGTTAATTGATGagcaatttaaaaaagcatttaaattaatttttaaaatataaaattgtgatattatattattaggTAATATTTTTGTAGGATGATTTTCATatggatatatttaaaaacggtaaatttataatattattattattattttgttattgttagaCAGGTAACTTCAACGCCGGATTAGGAAGATGAGATAAAATCTCGATGTTTTTTCGACCTCTAcgatgtattttaaataatttttttaaaaataacacaaatgcgtcatattattttttttacatattaacaTTAAGCAAGGTTAAAATACCATaaaggatatttttattatcttaaaaaaaaaaaatataagctacTAAAACTGGataaacaacttttttttttttttctttttttttctgcgtAGATTTGAGATTTTaatcttgatgaattttttttttttttcagttaacaAGTCTTAACTTTGttttacgtaattttttttttttattttttaaatttatagaaGTTTCTGGAAGTTAATCAATCGTGCATAGAATATAGAAAGTCAAGCGGATGTTGATGGAACAAAGACAACCGAAagaaagttttgaaaaaaaaaaatacaaagtaaaataaatgataattattaattagtaatttagTAATTAATCTTACCGGTGGTGATTCTGATGAGGAATAAACTTCACTTGGTGCATAATGATGAGATGGTATTTTTTCAGAACCAACAGCAACTGTTGCTAGAGAATCAAGTTGCTCTTTTTCCATTTTCAAacgaaattgataaattaatttagagaaattaattatctaccataaacaaatgtataaatatattaaacaattaataaacaatatttaacacttttttttttgtatttttaaattatatttattgtttctagtagtaattttttaaatcgaaataatGACGCCGATTGCTCGACGATTGAGCTAGCAGTGAATGTCGATTGAGACTCGGGGACTGCTGGCCTGTTTATTTCTCCccacaattttttcattttttttatcaataatgttTAAGTAGggggaaaaaattaaaaagtccCATACTTAAGTATTGGTACAAGTACATGAAAGCAAATATTTTtcgtacataaaaaaaaaagttttgtttgcaaaaaaaaaaaaaatatattttattttatttttctcatctttttattattttttaaacactttctatagttaaaaaataatattaataattatcctcttttacttattattatgCTGTTATTAtgaagtttatatttttttttttttttttaaataattatcatttgttgatggaaaaaaaaattatgaaaaatcacATTTGAttttggatttaaaaaaatttataaatctatgtttttttttttgtttaaataataattgtattattataaaaaaattataataaataaatttaaaataaaaattattttttaaataaaaaataaccttgctattgttttaaataatttttttattcaaaacaacaggaaaagttttttatttatttttcgagatcgtgatatttatttatattatttttttctttaaacaaataataataataatgatatatatttttttaaatgtctatcaagtgtattttatttattatcttttaaaattaattatgataattataacatttatttaattattaatttcatttttaaaaaaatgcaaaaatatcatgagaattatttaaataactagCGCATGGGAATTAAATTTCAaggacaataaataattaattatcaatgaacaatattatgtttgtttagctaagaaaaattataataaattaaaaaattaaacacgaTTTTCTGACACATTGACAATCGTAATTAATcaattggaaaataatttcCATTAGACTTTCTTCTTGATGAATTCTCAgagaaattaaaacaaaatataatttgaattgtttattacaaaaaaataataaaaatcatcaatattaaattattaaatattaataataaaaaagtagaaatatattttttcaatttacaaatagtaattttattttatttttacattttaatttattttcattgattaaaATCGTCTAGTGTTAAGTTGATTCTATCCAgaaaatagtttataaattaatatattcataaaaaaaaatatatatttatttaaaacagttaaataaataattattaatttatttcacgAGCGAAagtggtaaaataaatatacacaaa harbors:
- the LOC122850188 gene encoding N-alpha-acetyltransferase 11, encoding MAINIRCATTNDLLNIQHCNLQCLPENYQMKYYLYHALSWPQLSYVAEDEKGRIVGYVLAKMEEDCEENPHGHITSLAVKRSHRRLGIAQKLMNQASRAMVQCFEANYVSLHVRRSNRAALNLYTSSLGFEVSEIEPKYYADGEDAYAMKRDLGNFLKERKPVKKSITSDANTSQHTHTGRCCDHS
- the LOC122850094 gene encoding transcription factor SPT20 homolog isoform X2; the protein is MEKEQLDSLATVAVGSEKIPSHHYAPSEVYSSSESPPAYRPSMKSTAVQITKIIAITLIAVSFIIGGFIFAGAWIQARSSCTPEAIASMQVQHEMFKKLQPEALIQTQPEARDSLQSLDVIEPTKDQQPDTKDIKIHKDDDDDNSKTDNESGDENENDDDYDEPEYTPIHIKLPLQLDLDDLAGTLMQQAKNLVSCVVERRRSDDKEQSKKRNGERVSIICESNEPRRQEQQEQEMLTPIIVPLGSMHMPMQQQDHDYHRYQTHNQYPIGDNNHRHNFINSRGIVNDMASQVLQNIPQMMEQRMRSQGPFNQHPMGGMRPIPIELRRMPIEMIRGMRPPMDMDQVYQQAKQQQAYQEHQKQQAFQQQQQQQQQQQQQQAYAQEQQVQGMMHPPPPPSESQELPQENSQDVQVPRMMTPMVIRAQIESRLPQTDDSSERQSLFPFQGIQIRRLIQSIPSELKNIFQQGNGGEPRPMVPEGARREQVEEFKPFPETRTISLDSLMLPIEIRNVLEHGNIEGRRQDDSEEQQESIKPTTPPATPAPATADEQNNSNDDEEKKLPADIKTFIHQIVEGLAFPVPMNIRPIESMEIPMEVRARVMGTVENDDNNKEHQDEQEQSHAEEPIVQQQVSQQNQPQPIQQNNQQIMQQIPQQIQARVVPVQHDQERNQYMQSIRTTRLMPVA
- the LOC122850094 gene encoding transcription factor SPT20 homolog isoform X1; this translates as MEKEQLDSLATVAVGSEKIPSHHYAPSEVYSSSESPPFFFKQAYRPSMKSTAVQITKIIAITLIAVSFIIGGFIFAGAWIQARSSCTPEAIASMQVQHEMFKKLQPEALIQTQPEARDSLQSLDVIEPTKDQQPDTKDIKIHKDDDDDNSKTDNESGDENENDDDYDEPEYTPIHIKLPLQLDLDDLAGTLMQQAKNLVSCVVERRRSDDKEQSKKRNGERVSIICESNEPRRQEQQEQEMLTPIIVPLGSMHMPMQQQDHDYHRYQTHNQYPIGDNNHRHNFINSRGIVNDMASQVLQNIPQMMEQRMRSQGPFNQHPMGGMRPIPIELRRMPIEMIRGMRPPMDMDQVYQQAKQQQAYQEHQKQQAFQQQQQQQQQQQQQQAYAQEQQVQGMMHPPPPPSESQELPQENSQDVQVPRMMTPMVIRAQIESRLPQTDDSSERQSLFPFQGIQIRRLIQSIPSELKNIFQQGNGGEPRPMVPEGARREQVEEFKPFPETRTISLDSLMLPIEIRNVLEHGNIEGRRQDDSEEQQESIKPTTPPATPAPATADEQNNSNDDEEKKLPADIKTFIHQIVEGLAFPVPMNIRPIESMEIPMEVRARVMGTVENDDNNKEHQDEQEQSHAEEPIVQQQVSQQNQPQPIQQNNQQIMQQIPQQIQARVVPVQHDQERNQYMQSIRTTRLMPVA